A genomic segment from Poecilia reticulata strain Guanapo linkage group LG3, Guppy_female_1.0+MT, whole genome shotgun sequence encodes:
- the LOC103462785 gene encoding interferon-inducible GTPase 5-like isoform X1 — MEQPWEADPEMMPAMKNAMGNSSDAAAARIREYLESKNNVPLNIAITGETGSGKSSFVNAFREVEDDSEDAAPTGVKETTLEVKEYXHPNYPNIIFSDLPGIGTTRFPAKXYLNXVGXKKFDFFIIISADRFRENDAKLAKEIKKMGKNFYFVRSKVDHNLRDEQRKKDFSQENTLTQIRDDCVKSLKDQGFESPQVFLVSSHDINLYDFPHLRYTLETDLPDHKRDALLLSSTYIFPDIIEKKKKVFKRQIWGLTALSGVVAAVPVPGLSVGVDLALLVGAVTRYVTGFGLSIGSLKRTAFRTGIPYDELKAVLTSQLAAENITHELIKKVILQLSTRAALMVAEEVFRFIPIVGIPLSMSLSAVTTYKLLKLFLDLLAEDAQRVSDKVLNKNK, encoded by the exons ATGGAGCAACCGTGGGAAGCAGATCCAGAAATGATGCCAGCAATGAAAAATGCTATGGGAAACAGCAgtgatgctgcagctgcacGAATCAGAGAATATctggaaagtaaaaacaatgtaCCACTAAACATAGCAATCACTGGAGAGACCGGTTCTGGTAAATCCTCATTTGTCAATGCCTTCAGAGAGGTAGAAGAYGACAGTGAAGATGCTGCTCCAACTGGTGTTAAAGAAACCACCTTGGAGGTAAAAGAATATYCTCATCCAAACTATCCCAATATCATCTTCAGTGACCTTCCTGGAATCGGAACCACCAGGTTTCCAGCTAAAAASTATTTGAATCWTGTTGGATTWAAGAAGTTTGacttcttcatcatcatctcaGCTGATCGCTTCAGAGAAAATGATGCTAAACTTGCRAAGGAGATCAAGAAGATGGGGAAGAATTTCTACTTTGTTCGCTCAAAGGTTGACCATAATTTACgagatgaacaaagaaaaaaggatttcaGCCAAGAGAATACCTTAAcacagatcagagatgattgtGTTAAAA GTCTTAAGGATCAAGGATTTGAGTCYCCACAGGTCTTCCTGGTGTCCAGCCATGACATCAATCTGTATGATTTCCCTCACCTACGATACACCTTAGAGACGGATCTACCTGATCACAAGAGAGACGCTCTGCTGTTATCCTCTACCTACATATTCCCAGATATcattgaaaagaagaaaaaggtttttaagcGTCAAATATGGGGTCTTACTGCTCTTTCAGGAGTTGTAGCAGCTGTTCCAGTTCCAGGGCTTTCTGTTGGTGTTGATCTGGCTTTGCTGGTTGGTGCTGTCACCCGTTATGTGACTGGGTTTGGTCTAAGTATTGGATCTCTAAAGAGGACAGCTTTCAGAACAGGTATACCATATGATGAGCTGAAGGCTGTCCTCACTTCTCAATTGGCTGCAGAAAACATAACTCATGAACTCATCAAGAAGGTGATTCTTCAGCTTTCAACCAGGGCTGCACTAATGGTAGCAGAGGAAGTATTCAGATTTATTCCAATTGTTGGAATCCCATTATCTATGAGTCTCTCTGCTGTCACGACCTACAAACTTTTGAAGCTTTTCCTTGATTTACTTGCTGAAGATGCTCAGAGGGTCTCTGACAAAGtcctgaacaaaaataaataa